The following DNA comes from Nitrospinota bacterium.
CTTGACGATCTGGATCGCAAGGTTTTTGCTCACCTCCGTCAGTGCCGCAACAAACTCGGTGTATTCTTTGGAGCCCATGCGAATTGATGGGTTTCCCGCCTGTCCGTTGGCCATCACGATGAAGGTATCGTTGGTGCTGGTGTCCCCGTCAACGGTGATGCTGTTGAATGAAGCCTCGTTTGCCTCCAAAAGCGCCTGATGCAGGGTGTCCTTGTCAATGGCGGCGTTGGTAGCCACAAACCCCAACATGGTGGCCATGTTGGGGTGGATCATGCCGGACCCCTTGGCGAAGCCGCCGATGACGATTTCATGTTTTCCCAGGGTGAAACTGAGGGACGCGGTTTTGGGCGTGAGATCCGTGGTCATGATCGCTTCTGCGGCGTTTTCCCAGCCTTTTGCGGAGCATTTAGCAACCAGCTCAGGCACGCCACCGGTCAACTTGTTTGGCGGCAAGGGAACACCGATCACGCCGGTTGCCGCGATCAGGATTTCATCTATGGAGATCGACAGTTCTTCGGCGAGACGGTTGATAAGGGCTTTGCTGTCTTTCATTCCCTGCGCGCCGATACAGGCGTTGGCATTGCCGCTGTTGACCACGATGGCCCGAATCGTTTCGGCTTTTTTTAATGTCCGTCGGCTCAAAATGACGCTGGAGGCCTGCACGCGATTTTTGGTGAAGACTCCAGCGGCTACCGCAGGCGTATCGCAAAGGATGAGGGCCAGATCTTTTTTGCCGTTGGCTTTGAGACCACAGGCGATTCCTGAGGCTCTAAATCCCGGAACCTGGAAATTTAGTTTCGTTGAAATATTCATAAACTTAGCTATTTGCCAGGGGTAACGAGCAAAAACTTTTTGCTCCGTGTTTACTGTTTACCTGCAGAAAAATGGGACCCTTTGGGTCCAGCGTCACGCTGGTTATGGAAAAATGCCGGGGGAGTCGAGGGCGGTTTTTTCGTCGATTCCCAGCATGATGTTCATATTTTGAATGGCCTGCCCGGAGGCGCCTTTCACCAGATTGTCGATGGCGCTGGTGAGGACGATGCGCCGGGCGCGCTTATCGATTTGCAGCCCGATGTCGCAGTAATTTGAGGACACGACGTAATGCGTGTTGGCGAAAGTCCCCAGATTTAAAATGCGGACAAACGGTTCATCTTTATAAAATTCCAGGTAATGATTTCTCAGTGCTTCGAGTTCCATGTCGGACGTCAGGTTAATATATACAGTGCTCAGCATTCCCCGGGTCATGGGCATCAAATGCGGCGAAAAGGAGATGGTGATGTCCTGGCCCGCTAATGCGGAAATTTCCTGCTCGATTTCCGGGGTGTGGCGATGCGTTCCCAGACCGTAAGCGGAAACCGCTTCGTTGCATTCGGAAAACTGGGTGCGGAGCGATGGCTTTCTTCCCGCCCCTGAAACACCGGACTTGCAATCGGCGATGATCGACTGGAAGTCCACCCAGTCGGTTGTGAGTAACGGCGCCAGCGCCAGAATAACGCTGGTCGGGTAACAGCCAGGGTTGGCTATCAGCCGGGCGGACCGAATGGCCTCACGATGCAGTTCCGGCAGGCCATAAACTGACTCAGCCAAGGTTTCCACTTGTTCGTGAGCCACGTCATACCAGGTCTCAAATATTTCGGCGGATTTCAAACGAAAGTCGGCGCTGAGGTCGATGACTCGACAGTTTCCTGTTAGAAAATCAGGAACCCGGTTCATGGCTGTGGTGTGCGGCAAGGCCAGGAATAAAAAGTCGCACTCGCTGGCGATGGAAGGGCTGAGGCTGGCAAATACCAGCTCTGAAAATCCGCTGAAGGATGGAAAAACATCCGCGATTTTCTGGCCCTGATAGGTTTCGGAGGTGACGGCGGTTATTTCGACTTCAGGATGTCGGGTCAGCAACCGGACCAGTTCCAGCCCCGTGTACCCGCTTGCGCCTGCAATACCGACTTTGACCATAATACTGTTGAATCCCACAAGGGGGTTTTATTGCCCGCAACGCGGGGAGGAAATTCTGTACGGAAGAGGGGGCCGCTAGCCATAAACTCACCTCACGGCAGTACCAGATCCCGCATATGCGGGCGCACGGCAAGATTTGCTTCAGCCCCCCGGCTGGTTGGAGCCAGCGGTCACTCTGGACGAGGGATTTACAGGGGGGCGCGGACCGGACTTCTGATTTATCGTTTGGAGAACTGGTACTTTTTACGAGCTCCGGGCTGGCCGTATTTTTTCCGCTCAACTTCTCTTGCATCCCGGGTGAGAAATCCCGCTCTTTTCAAAG
Coding sequences within:
- the argJ gene encoding bifunctional glutamate N-acetyltransferase/amino-acid acetyltransferase ArgJ — its product is MNISTKLNFQVPGFRASGIACGLKANGKKDLALILCDTPAVAAGVFTKNRVQASSVILSRRTLKKAETIRAIVVNSGNANACIGAQGMKDSKALINRLAEELSISIDEILIAATGVIGVPLPPNKLTGGVPELVAKCSAKGWENAAEAIMTTDLTPKTASLSFTLGKHEIVIGGFAKGSGMIHPNMATMLGFVATNAAIDKDTLHQALLEANEASFNSITVDGDTSTNDTFIVMANGQAGNPSIRMGSKEYTEFVAALTEVSKNLAIQIVKDGEGATKFVTVRVSGAKTKNHAKKIASSVATSSLVKTALFGEDPNWGRIICAIGYAGVPIQPDRIVIRLNGATLFENDTPTKEASMESLRKKMQKKTILIAIDLNNGNESAEVYTCDLSYDYVRINAEYTS
- the argC gene encoding N-acetyl-gamma-glutamyl-phosphate reductase, with protein sequence MVKVGIAGASGYTGLELVRLLTRHPEVEITAVTSETYQGQKIADVFPSFSGFSELVFASLSPSIASECDFLFLALPHTTAMNRVPDFLTGNCRVIDLSADFRLKSAEIFETWYDVAHEQVETLAESVYGLPELHREAIRSARLIANPGCYPTSVILALAPLLTTDWVDFQSIIADCKSGVSGAGRKPSLRTQFSECNEAVSAYGLGTHRHTPEIEQEISALAGQDITISFSPHLMPMTRGMLSTVYINLTSDMELEALRNHYLEFYKDEPFVRILNLGTFANTHYVVSSNYCDIGLQIDKRARRIVLTSAIDNLVKGASGQAIQNMNIMLGIDEKTALDSPGIFP